A region of the Stieleria neptunia genome:
TGCCAGGATCGGCACCAACACTCGGTACAACGCGAATCCGATCGATGCCAACAATTCATCGATCAACAACGGCTGGGTGTACAGCCGAAAGGGCAAAAAGCGAAAGGTGAAGTAGGTGGAGGTGAATCCGACGATCAGCCCGGCGATGATCAGATAGATCCAGGCCGATGGGCCGGCGACCAGTCGCAGGTAGTGCAGCGTGAAACGGATCGCCCAGCGCACGCGCGGGACGATTGGCAGCAGATCCAGCGGCAGCCAAAACGCGGCCGAGACGGCTCCACCGGTCGTTTCAAGCAGGGGATTAAGGATTCGCCCGAGTATCGATTTCCGTTTCCGCGGGCCCGCAGACGTGTCGTCTTCCAGACTGGAAACCGGGACCATCCGATCGGGGATCTCACCCCACTGATCGCGCCCGATTTCGATCAAGTCCTTTTGTTGTGGGTCGAGCAACAGCACCTTGTCGGCGATCGGCAACAACGTCTCATAGTCGTGCGTCACCACGATGCTGGTTCGGTGATAGGTGGATTGGGTTTCGCGAATCAAGTCCGCAACCAATCGTCCGCTGGCCGAATCCAGTCCGCTGGTCGGTTCGTCGTAGAGCAGGACATCGGGGGACGCGGCAAGTGTTCGGGCGATCGCCAGGCGCTGTTTCTGGCCGCCGCTCAGATCAGCGACCGAGGTCTTCAGCGGAACGCCCAAGTGTTCTAGCCACTGGCGGGCGTTCCACGACACCGGTTCGCTTTTCGGATTGGTGGCGATCCGTTTGGGGCGGTGGTCGATCGCGAATTGAACGTTCGCGGTGGCCGACAGTTCGTCGAAGAGTGCGAATTGTTGGAACACGATCCCGACACGCGGTCCCTCGGATTCGGTTTCGCTGCGTCCGATCGTCCCGGACCAGCGGATCGATTCGCCGTGACGGGGCAACAGTCCCGCCAGGATCCGCAGCAAGACGCTTTTTCCGGCACCGCTGCCGCCGACCACGACCGTGATCTTGGCTTCGGGAAACCTCGCATCGACATCCTCCAGCAAGCAACGATCGCCCGCCACGACGCACAAATCCTGCAAGCACAACGGACTGACCGGCATGCGTTCCAGTGTAGTGTCGGTGGTCGGTTCAGGTTCAGCGGGCATAGGCTCTTCGGATCATGGATTCAGGTAATGCCCTTCATACACGGTTCGCCAACGGCGATTCACACCCATCATTTGGGGCTCGGGCTAAAAGTCGGGCCGCGGAAAAGGGGTCAGGTACCAAAAATGCGAAGCACCCGTTGGGCCATTTGGTTTTTGGTACCTGACCCCTTTTCCGCTCGGCTAACAGTCGACAGAACATTATCGTTCTGCCGCCAGGTAGACGATCGGGTAGGGCATCGGGTTGCGGGCGACTTCGATCGTGCCGTTGCCGGCGCCGGTGTGCCAGGCGACGATCCAGCGGCGGTCCTTGCGCAAGATCTGGCTGCGGAGCACCCGAGCGAAATCGGGGTTGATGCCGTCTTGTTCGGAACCAAAAATTTCATCACCGATCTGACGGACCACCGGTTCCAAACGCTCACCGGCGATGTCAAAGGCCGCTTGTGCCTTGGGGCTGCTCCAAACGTCTCGCCAAACCTCTCGCAAGCGTTCGTTTTCGACAAAGGTTTCTTTCAAAATCGATTGGACCAGTTGGCGGCTCTGGGGATCCCGAGCGATCTCCTCGGCGACGCCGGCCAACTCTTTGCGGATCGCCGGGCTGGCCGAAACGTCGCGGAGGCTGCGTTGGATCGCGACGACCACCTCGTCCATGTGTTTTTCCAGCACCGGAACCGCTTCCTCTTCCACGAAACGCTGCCATTCTTCGCGCACCAAGTCTTTGCGTGGCAGCGGTGTCTTGTCGTAGATCGCGCGCCATCCGAAACGAAACAGGGAGGCCCGGTCCCACATCTCGCGGCCGATTTCTTCGGCCGGCGGCTGGCCGTGCTTTTTGACGATCGGCAAGATCTCGCGGCGCGCCATCGGGATCAATCGTTCCTGGACCAGTTGGTCATGCCAGCGCTGCGCGGCCTCGTCCAGTTCCCCACGGTGCCGGGCCACGGCCAGGCGGAACTCGTCTTCGATCACCGGCAGCGACTGTCGCAGGCTGTCTTCGACCAACGGAATGAAGGCTTGCGACAAATCCTCGCCGTGGCGCGCCATTGCGGCGGACAGCTGATCGCGAATGACTTTCTGCTTCGTCGGGGGGAACAGCGTTTCCACCACCTCGCTCAACCGCCCCGTGCTGTGGTGCTGAAACAGCTGGCATTGGTCGGCGGGGACGTCCCGGTCGTACCACGTGATCGAAACACGGCGGCCCCCCCGGGGCGGTTCCGCGGCGAGGTCACCGGGGCGTTCGCTGTCGGGGGCAACGCTGTCGGGGACAATGATCGACGCAACGCGACCGACCTGGCGGAACTCGACCTGTTTCCCGGCCATCGGTTCGCCGGCCAAGAAAACGGGGTCTCCCGGCTGAAGTCGCGCGATCGGGTCGATCGCCACGATCTGCGTCTCTTGCCGCGCCACGTAGCGGGCGATCGACGCGAGGGTCTGTTGCGATCGGTCGCCTTGCTCGGCCGTCTGCATCCAACGCGATGCGGCGACGCCTGTCGAGACCAGCGTGATCAGCCAGAATCCCAAGCCGACGATCCGTTTGTTCGTCCGTTTCAAGTCGCTCTTGTCCGTGGTGAAGGAATACAAAATTCGGGGGGCGGGGGCGTTCGTTTTTCGTCCGCACTCACCAAAGCTTGGCAAACCAATTAGAATGGCGGCTTCCTACCTTACCCCCTCCCGATTCCATTCTACGTGCGTCCGATGTCTGCCATGCAACAATTCGTCGCCCCTTCGCGTCTGCTTGTACCAGTTCTGCTCGCCTCGTTTCTAGCCGTTTCGGCCCGCCCCGCCGTCTCCGATGACAAGCCGGAGGCCGGAAAGACGGAAAAAGTCGAGGCCGCCAAACAGGCCGCCGAAGCCGAAAAACCGGCCGAGTCCAAGCCCGAGGCGAAGAAGCCTGAGGAGAAGAAGCCTGAGGAGAAGAAGCCTGAGGAGAAGAAGCCTGAGGAGAAGAAGCCCGAGGAGAAGAAGCCCGAGGAGAAGAAGCCCGAGGAGAAGAAGCCTGCCGAAAAGAAGCCTGAGGCGAAGAAAGCGGAGGCCAAGAAGGAGGAACCGAAGAAGCCGGCTCCCAAACCGGTCGCCTCCGCGTTCAAGGACAAGGCGCTCGAAGAGGCGGTGCGGGCCGAAGTGTTCGCCAAGCGATTCAACGACCAGCCGATCACCAAAGAAGACGTGGCCAACATCTCCCGTGTCGTCGGCGTCGGCAAACAAATCAAAGACCTGTCGGGGCTGGAGCATTGCCACGCGTTGATGTTGATCGACCTGGCGGACAACCAGATCTCGGATCTCACCCCGATCGCCAACCTGAAACGCCTGCAATCGGTCACTCTGGCCGGCAACCGCATCAAGACGCTCGATCCGATCAAGGGCCTGACCGGGATGCAGTACTTGGATGTCTCGCGCAACGAGATCCAGGACTTGAGCCCGCTGGGCAAGATGTCCAACCTGCGGACGCTGTACCTGGCCGAGAACCGAGTCGCGTCGTTGGATCCGATCGCGCCGCTGTCTAAAATCTGGTCGCTCGATGCGTCCGGAAATGAATTAAAAACGGTCGCGCCGATCGCCGGATTGAAATGGATCACCTCGCTCGATCTGCGCAACAACTACATCGAAGACACCACGCCCATCGCCCAGTTGCCGGCGCTGAACATTCTGCAGCTGAACAACAATCCGATCAAAGATCTCTCGCCGTTGGTCAAAGCCTGCGAAGCGGACAAGGCCGGTGAGAATCGCTTCGCACCGTACCTGCGACTGTTCTTGGGCGGCAACGAAATTCCCGAAAAGGA
Encoded here:
- a CDS encoding ABC transporter permease, yielding MPAEPEPTTDTTLERMPVSPLCLQDLCVVAGDRCLLEDVDARFPEAKITVVVGGSGAGKSVLLRILAGLLPRHGESIRWSGTIGRSETESEGPRVGIVFQQFALFDELSATANVQFAIDHRPKRIATNPKSEPVSWNARQWLEHLGVPLKTSVADLSGGQKQRLAIARTLAASPDVLLYDEPTSGLDSASGRLVADLIRETQSTYHRTSIVVTHDYETLLPIADKVLLLDPQQKDLIEIGRDQWGEIPDRMVPVSSLEDDTSAGPRKRKSILGRILNPLLETTGGAVSAAFWLPLDLLPIVPRVRWAIRFTLHYLRLVAGPSAWIYLIIAGLIVGFTSTYFTFRFLPFRLYTQPLLIDELLASIGFALYRVLVPILATILVAARCGAAVSADVGVKQYGGQVDAMRTLGVAPRAYLLLPIVIAFVIGTPILESLAFYSARFISMVAFTSSYPDVGPYFWEQHFGRNLAGESPWLHIGWKWVLLKNVVCGLGTATIAYYQGLAPKRSASDVSRSITSTVLWTTLFVLTVHFAVALMEF
- a CDS encoding leucine-rich repeat domain-containing protein; its protein translation is MSAMQQFVAPSRLLVPVLLASFLAVSARPAVSDDKPEAGKTEKVEAAKQAAEAEKPAESKPEAKKPEEKKPEEKKPEEKKPEEKKPEEKKPEEKKPEEKKPAEKKPEAKKAEAKKEEPKKPAPKPVASAFKDKALEEAVRAEVFAKRFNDQPITKEDVANISRVVGVGKQIKDLSGLEHCHALMLIDLADNQISDLTPIANLKRLQSVTLAGNRIKTLDPIKGLTGMQYLDVSRNEIQDLSPLGKMSNLRTLYLAENRVASLDPIAPLSKIWSLDASGNELKTVAPIAGLKWITSLDLRNNYIEDTTPIAQLPALNILQLNNNPIKDLSPLVKACEADKAGENRFAPYLRLFLGGNEIPEKEKVAAIEALQACGVKVKQ